The proteins below come from a single Streptomyces sp. MRC013 genomic window:
- a CDS encoding class I SAM-dependent methyltransferase, which translates to MAPRMTRPVGSPTRGTTNPNRLRRMDRWIADAHGAALRRSAAPPVAVDLGYGAAPWTAVELLERLRRDADPRVRVVGVEIDPARVAAARPHAREGLSFAHGGFEVPVDGPVDLIRAANVLRQYDEDGVADVWGRLCGRLAARGGLLVEGTCDEIGRRHVWVALGPEGPRTVTFATRLGSLERPSDLAERLPKALIHRNVPGEPVHAFLRDFDRAWAAAAPYASLGARQRWIATASALAADWPLTDGHRRWRQGELTVRWNALAPRGWSVASR; encoded by the coding sequence ATGGCTCCGCGGATGACACGCCCCGTCGGGAGTCCCACGCGCGGGACCACCAACCCCAACCGGCTGCGCCGCATGGACCGCTGGATCGCCGACGCCCACGGCGCCGCCCTGCGCCGCTCCGCCGCCCCGCCGGTCGCCGTCGACCTCGGTTACGGTGCGGCCCCCTGGACCGCCGTGGAGCTGCTGGAGCGCCTCCGCCGGGACGCCGACCCGCGCGTCCGGGTCGTGGGGGTGGAGATCGACCCCGCGCGGGTGGCCGCCGCCCGGCCCCACGCGCGTGAGGGCCTGTCGTTCGCGCACGGCGGCTTCGAGGTTCCGGTCGACGGCCCGGTCGACCTGATCCGCGCGGCGAACGTCCTGCGCCAGTACGACGAGGACGGGGTCGCGGACGTGTGGGGCCGCCTGTGCGGGCGGCTCGCGGCGCGGGGCGGCCTCCTCGTGGAGGGCACCTGCGACGAGATCGGCCGCCGCCACGTCTGGGTGGCGCTCGGTCCCGAGGGGCCGCGCACGGTGACGTTCGCCACGCGGCTGGGCTCCCTGGAGCGGCCCTCCGATCTGGCGGAGCGGCTCCCCAAGGCGCTGATCCACCGGAACGTCCCGGGCGAGCCTGTCCACGCGTTCCTGCGGGACTTCGACCGGGCCTGGGCGGCGGCCGCCCCGTACGCCTCCCTGGGCGCCCGGCAGCGGTGGATCGCGACGGCCTCGGCCCTGGCGGCGGACTGGCCGCTGACCGACGGGCACCGGCGCTGGCGCCAGGGCGAGCTGACGGTGCGCTGGAACGCGCTGGCCCCGCGGGGATGGTCCGTGGCGTCCCGGTAG
- a CDS encoding response regulator, producing the protein MPVPASLPAQRQRANTLDVANGDLTLLVIGDDPAGTFTVPELVDAVGGRIRIRTARNLTEAERLLTDDVHCVLVDLDLPADVRRDDDPLAVLRHVLRVAPRHAVLALAGSEHAELAAEAVRAGAQDRLFREELDGPLLSRAIRYAVERKRADSVQVKLAESRLRAQENARLERGLLPTPLLQGSDLRFAARYRPGRSRALLGGDFYDTVRTPDGTVHAMIGDVCGHGPDEAALGVELRIAWRALTFAGLCGDELLSTLQRVLEHERESEEVFATLCTVDIAPDGRRAGVCLAGHPAPLLARPAQGARLLPYEDGGPALGLLPRARWPRLQVELGGVWSLMMYTDGLIEGRSAGPGSPRLGQEGMIEMINRQLARGLVGEELLEAAVAEVRKLNAGELTDDVAVLLLDRAAR; encoded by the coding sequence ATGCCCGTACCCGCGTCCCTGCCCGCACAGCGGCAGAGGGCGAACACGCTCGATGTGGCGAACGGCGACCTCACCCTGCTGGTGATCGGGGACGATCCGGCGGGCACCTTCACCGTTCCCGAACTGGTCGACGCCGTCGGCGGCCGCATCCGCATACGCACCGCCCGGAACCTCACGGAGGCGGAGCGGCTGCTCACCGACGACGTGCACTGCGTCCTGGTCGACCTCGACCTGCCCGCCGACGTGCGGCGCGACGACGACCCCCTGGCCGTGCTGCGGCACGTCCTGCGCGTCGCTCCGCGCCACGCCGTACTCGCCCTGGCGGGGTCGGAGCACGCGGAGCTGGCGGCGGAGGCGGTACGGGCGGGCGCGCAGGACCGGCTGTTCCGGGAGGAGCTGGACGGGCCGCTGCTGAGCCGGGCCATCCGGTACGCGGTGGAGCGCAAGCGCGCCGACTCGGTGCAGGTGAAACTGGCCGAGTCGCGGCTGCGGGCCCAGGAGAACGCCCGGCTGGAGCGCGGACTCCTGCCGACGCCGCTGCTCCAGGGATCCGACCTGCGGTTCGCCGCCCGCTACCGGCCGGGCCGCTCGCGCGCCCTGTTGGGAGGCGACTTCTACGACACGGTGCGCACCCCGGACGGCACGGTGCACGCGATGATCGGCGACGTGTGCGGGCACGGCCCCGACGAGGCGGCGCTCGGCGTGGAGCTGCGCATCGCGTGGCGGGCGCTGACGTTCGCGGGGCTGTGCGGGGACGAACTGCTGTCGACGCTGCAGCGGGTGCTGGAGCACGAGCGGGAGAGCGAGGAGGTCTTCGCCACCCTGTGCACCGTGGACATCGCGCCCGACGGGCGGCGGGCCGGGGTGTGCCTGGCCGGTCACCCCGCGCCGCTCCTCGCCCGCCCCGCGCAGGGCGCCCGGCTGCTCCCGTACGAGGACGGCGGTCCGGCGCTGGGCTTGCTGCCGAGGGCCCGGTGGCCGCGGCTGCAGGTGGAGCTGGGCGGGGTGTGGAGCCTGATGATGTACACGGACGGCCTGATCGAGGGCCGCTCTGCGGGTCCCGGCTCGCCGCGCCTCGGCCAGGAGGGCATGATCGAGATGATCAACCGCCAGCTCGCCCGCGGCCTGGTCGGCGAGGAACTCCTGGAGGCCGCGGTGGCGGAGGTCCGCAAGCTGAACGCCGGGGAGCTGACGGACGACGTGGCGGTCCTGCTCCTGGACAGGGCGGCCCGCTGA
- a CDS encoding C40 family peptidase, translating to MNRRRRVTIAITAVCALTVLAGPAHAAPVPAPTPGAGAQQPRRSLEEVRAEIEALYRQASSATDAYNLAEERAKKQSAEIAKLSQAIVDGRERIAGLKRRAGAAARAQYRNGGIPEEAKLVLTDDPRLFLEGVDRLAQGQKATRDLLAELRRGQEDLETYTRDASVEWARLEANRVRQAETKKLITQKIAAAERLESQLEAAERERLRHLERQAQMDAQAAWLASGALKETSRSASAQGAEAIGFAMAQVGKPYVWGTEGPDAYDCSGLTQRAWGAAGRGIPRTSQEQWRLLPRVAIRDMRAGDLIVYFGDASHVGMYIGDGMMVHAPRPGRHITVAGAGSMPILGVVRPDR from the coding sequence GTGAATCGACGCCGTCGCGTCACCATCGCGATCACCGCTGTGTGCGCCCTGACCGTTCTCGCCGGGCCGGCCCACGCCGCGCCCGTGCCCGCGCCGACTCCCGGCGCGGGCGCCCAGCAGCCGCGGAGGAGCCTGGAGGAGGTGCGCGCGGAGATCGAGGCGCTGTACCGGCAGGCGTCCTCCGCGACCGACGCGTACAACCTCGCGGAGGAGCGGGCGAAGAAGCAGTCCGCCGAGATCGCGAAGCTGTCCCAGGCGATCGTGGACGGCCGGGAGCGGATCGCCGGGCTGAAGCGGCGCGCCGGCGCGGCCGCTCGCGCCCAGTACCGCAACGGCGGGATCCCGGAGGAGGCGAAGCTCGTCCTCACCGACGACCCGCGGTTGTTCCTGGAGGGCGTCGACCGCCTCGCGCAGGGCCAGAAGGCGACCAGGGACCTGCTGGCGGAGCTTCGGCGCGGCCAGGAGGACCTGGAGACGTACACCAGGGACGCCAGCGTCGAATGGGCCCGCCTGGAGGCGAACCGTGTCCGCCAGGCCGAGACGAAGAAGCTGATAACCCAGAAGATCGCCGCGGCGGAGAGGCTGGAGTCGCAACTGGAGGCAGCCGAGCGGGAGCGCCTGCGGCACCTGGAGCGACAGGCGCAGATGGACGCGCAGGCGGCATGGTTGGCTTCGGGTGCCCTGAAGGAGACCAGCCGCAGCGCGAGCGCGCAGGGCGCGGAGGCCATCGGATTCGCCATGGCACAGGTCGGCAAGCCGTACGTGTGGGGGACCGAGGGCCCGGACGCGTACGACTGCTCGGGGCTCACGCAGCGGGCCTGGGGCGCGGCCGGCCGCGGCATCCCGCGCACGTCGCAGGAGCAGTGGCGGCTGCTGCCGCGGGTGGCGATCCGGGACATGCGGGCCGGCGACCTGATCGTCTACTTCGGGGACGCCAGCCACGTGGGGATGTACATCGGGGACGGGATGATGGTCCACGCCCCGCGGCCGGGACGGCACATCACGGTGGCGGGGGCCGGTTCGATGCCGATCCTGGGGGTCGTCCGCCCGGACAGGTGA
- a CDS encoding DUF2516 family protein, with translation MLMSGFNSLLGLLSLAMLVFAVVALALAALAREDAYRAADKQTKPFWLIILGVTVVVNIFPILLVLQLAGLVATIVFMVDVRPALRRVSGGGRRGSSSDGPYGPYNGGR, from the coding sequence ATGCTGATGTCCGGCTTCAACTCGCTGCTCGGGCTGCTGTCCCTCGCGATGCTCGTGTTCGCCGTCGTCGCGCTGGCCCTCGCCGCTCTGGCACGGGAGGACGCCTACCGGGCCGCGGACAAGCAGACCAAGCCGTTCTGGCTGATCATCCTGGGTGTCACGGTCGTCGTGAACATCTTCCCGATCCTCCTGGTCCTCCAGCTCGCCGGACTCGTGGCGACCATCGTCTTCATGGTGGACGTCCGCCCCGCTCTGCGGCGGGTGTCGGGCGGCGGCCGGCGCGGATCCAGCAGCGACGGCCCGTACGGCCCCTACAACGGCGGCCGGTGA